In Candidatus Sulfurimonas marisnigri, a single genomic region encodes these proteins:
- the murC gene encoding UDP-N-acetylmuramate--L-alanine ligase, protein MKVHFIGIGGIGISGLAQYMHFQGHKVSGSDIADTIITKKLRSMGIEVTIPHSASAINNQDLVIHSAIISPNNPEVLEAKAKGIEVLARREALLKILDKSKVYSVAGAHGKSTTTAILAAIMSGSAIIGAESKAFGSNVRYNEETDIMLFEADESDGSFINSNPHCAIVINAEPEHMEYYDYNYERFYDSYKTFIKSAPCRVLNAEDPFLATLKDEVDANWLYPSRDITNIEFILINDEPHTRFTLKDLGNFDVWGFGKHIALDAALAILAANESMDIEYIRENILSFKGIKKRFDIVGAEQGSVIIDDYGHHPTEIKATFESVKEYALLKGFDKITAIWQPHKYSRTIDNLEEFIKCFEGAEELIILPVWSAGEATREIDFKEKFKRYNLTMADNITRANNTITIMKDKEALKTLDKGLIIGFGAGDITYQIRGVL, encoded by the coding sequence ATGAAAGTTCACTTTATTGGAATCGGCGGAATTGGTATTTCAGGTTTAGCACAATATATGCACTTTCAAGGGCATAAAGTTAGTGGTTCAGATATAGCTGATACGATTATTACGAAAAAACTTCGCTCTATGGGAATAGAGGTAACAATTCCTCATTCTGCCTCAGCAATCAACAATCAAGACTTGGTTATTCATTCTGCAATAATCAGTCCTAATAATCCAGAAGTATTGGAAGCTAAAGCAAAAGGGATTGAAGTTCTTGCTCGCCGAGAAGCTTTGCTTAAAATTCTGGATAAATCAAAAGTTTACTCTGTTGCCGGCGCTCACGGCAAGAGCACAACAACAGCAATACTAGCAGCCATAATGAGCGGTTCAGCGATTATCGGTGCAGAATCAAAAGCTTTTGGCTCAAATGTCAGATATAACGAAGAGACAGATATTATGCTTTTCGAAGCTGATGAGAGTGATGGAAGTTTTATAAATTCAAATCCTCATTGTGCAATTGTAATCAATGCTGAACCTGAACATATGGAGTATTACGACTACAACTACGAGCGTTTTTATGACTCATATAAAACTTTTATAAAATCTGCTCCTTGTCGTGTTCTTAACGCTGAAGACCCATTTTTAGCAACTCTAAAAGATGAAGTTGATGCCAACTGGTTATATCCAAGTAGAGATATTACAAATATAGAATTTATACTTATTAACGACGAGCCACATACAAGGTTTACTCTTAAAGATTTAGGTAACTTTGATGTTTGGGGATTTGGAAAGCATATCGCTCTTGATGCGGCTTTGGCAATTCTTGCTGCAAATGAGTCAATGGATATTGAATATATTAGAGAAAACATTCTTTCATTCAAGGGAATAAAAAAACGTTTTGATATAGTCGGAGCAGAACAAGGAAGCGTAATAATTGATGATTATGGGCACCATCCAACAGAGATAAAAGCAACTTTTGAATCAGTTAAAGAGTACGCTCTTTTAAAAGGTTTCGACAAGATAACAGCTATTTGGCAACCGCATAAATACTCTCGCACAATAGATAATCTTGAAGAGTTTATAAAATGTTTTGAAGGGGCTGAAGAGCTTATTATTCTTCCTGTTTGGTCTGCGGGTGAAGCAACTAGAGAGATTGACTTTAAAGAGAAGTTTAAAAGATACAACCTCACTATGGCGGACAACATCACAAGGGCGAACAACACCATTACCATCATGAAAGACAAAGAGGCTCTTAAAACTTTAGACAAAGGTCTTATTATTGGTTTTGGTGCTGGAGATATAACTTATCAAATAAGAGGTGTTCTCTAG
- a CDS encoding succinyldiaminopimelate transaminase has product MNFEPYPFEKLNNLLQEITPNKNYSPSALTIGEPQFETPDFIQKALCENSNLLKKYPVTAGEAKLREAQRGFVLKRFCVELSDAQIIPTFGTREVLFNFPQFFLFDKKEPTIAFTNPFYQIYEGAAIASRAKIIHLDLNQENHFKPEIDEDTLSTCNIVILNFPNNPTTSTLTVDELGEWILLALKHNFVLINDECYSEIYTNKPTNSLLEASLHVGNTTFKNILVINSISKRSSAPGLRSGFIAGDENILKEYMKYRTYIGCASPLPLQHAAAAAWMDEEHVEKAREIYKENFKLAKEILGVATPDATFYIWLKVPNAIDFTKKLYKEYNVKVLPGEYLGRENKSGVNPGEGFIRIALVENVEKTKDALLRIKECLS; this is encoded by the coding sequence ATGAATTTTGAACCATATCCATTTGAAAAACTAAACAATTTACTTCAAGAGATAACACCAAACAAAAACTATTCTCCATCTGCTTTGACCATAGGTGAGCCGCAGTTTGAAACTCCAGATTTTATACAAAAAGCCCTTTGTGAAAATTCTAATTTACTTAAAAAATATCCAGTTACTGCCGGTGAAGCAAAACTAAGGGAAGCTCAGCGTGGATTTGTATTGAAAAGATTTTGCGTAGAGCTTAGTGATGCACAGATAATCCCTACTTTTGGAACCCGTGAAGTGCTATTTAACTTTCCTCAATTTTTTCTATTTGACAAAAAAGAGCCTACTATTGCATTTACAAACCCTTTTTACCAGATTTATGAGGGTGCAGCTATAGCATCAAGAGCTAAAATAATTCATTTAGACCTAAATCAAGAGAACCATTTTAAACCAGAGATAGACGAAGATACATTATCTACATGTAATATTGTTATTTTAAACTTTCCAAACAATCCTACAACTTCTACTTTAACTGTTGATGAACTGGGAGAGTGGATTTTACTAGCTTTAAAACATAATTTTGTACTTATAAATGATGAGTGCTACAGCGAAATCTATACAAATAAACCAACAAATTCACTCCTTGAAGCATCTCTACATGTAGGAAATACTACATTTAAAAATATTTTAGTAATTAACTCTATATCTAAACGTTCATCTGCCCCTGGACTTCGTTCTGGATTTATAGCAGGAGATGAAAATATCTTAAAAGAGTATATGAAATATAGAACTTATATTGGGTGTGCCTCTCCTCTTCCTCTTCAACATGCAGCTGCAGCAGCTTGGATGGATGAAGAGCATGTAGAAAAAGCAAGAGAAATTTACAAAGAAAATTTTAAACTAGCAAAAGAGATTTTAGGAGTAGCTACTCCTGATGCAACTTTTTACATATGGCTCAAAGTTCCAAATGCAATCGATTTTACAAAAAAATTGTATAAAGAGTACAATGTAAAAGTACTCCCTGGTGAGTATCTCGGCAGAGAGAATAAAAGTGGAGTAAATCCTGGAGAAGGTTTTATTAGAATTGCTTTAGTAGAAAATGTAGAAAAAACCAAAGATGCATTGTTAAGAATCAAGGAGTGTTTGTCATGA
- a CDS encoding NAD(P)/FAD-dependent oxidoreductase has product MSTKKIAIIGGGASGLLCAIFCAKKNLFVDIFEQNSKCAKKILVSGNGRCNITNVNLSSNDFFSDNPLFTEFALKEFGFKEFEKFCDSIGLLLDIKDDGRAYPLSNEAKSVASLLQNHAKYLGVNIHVNSKITDIKKLIAEYDAVVIATGSEAASHLGGNRDGLEFAEEYTHNIIPTYPSLVQFHLDSSIAHKMSGAKINGEVTLLINNKKDSTCSGDILFTNYGVSGFAILDVSQRASVALMEYAKVDIAINLLPNFNAQKLSAHISKMALSMPEFTIADILAGLIPVKIAHGLLEDLKISATTCSSEIGIKLSKKIANQMLNWRFEVNETHGFRHAEVSGGGVDTTEVNPKTMESLKQKKLYFCGEVLDVLGRRGGYNFAFAWASGYLAAKDITKP; this is encoded by the coding sequence ATGAGCACAAAAAAAATAGCAATAATAGGCGGGGGTGCATCTGGTCTTTTATGTGCAATATTTTGTGCCAAAAAAAATCTATTTGTAGATATATTCGAACAAAATTCAAAGTGTGCTAAAAAGATTTTAGTCTCTGGAAATGGGCGATGCAATATTACAAACGTTAACCTAAGCTCAAACGATTTTTTTAGTGATAACCCATTATTTACAGAGTTTGCATTAAAAGAATTTGGCTTTAAAGAGTTTGAAAAATTTTGTGATAGTATCGGCCTTTTGCTTGATATAAAAGATGATGGGCGTGCTTATCCGCTTAGTAACGAAGCCAAAAGCGTTGCTTCACTTTTACAAAATCATGCAAAATACCTCGGTGTAAATATACATGTAAATTCAAAAATAACTGATATTAAAAAACTGATTGCTGAATATGATGCTGTTGTTATAGCTACTGGTTCTGAGGCTGCTTCACATCTAGGTGGAAACCGTGATGGCTTAGAGTTTGCAGAGGAGTATACACATAACATCATCCCAACATATCCATCTTTAGTCCAGTTTCATTTGGACTCCTCAATCGCCCACAAGATGAGCGGAGCTAAAATAAATGGCGAAGTTACACTACTAATCAACAATAAAAAAGACTCTACATGTAGCGGTGATATTCTCTTTACTAACTATGGAGTTTCAGGCTTTGCTATACTCGATGTATCCCAACGTGCAAGTGTTGCTCTGATGGAGTATGCAAAAGTTGATATAGCTATAAACCTACTTCCAAATTTCAATGCACAAAAACTATCAGCCCATATTAGTAAAATGGCTTTGAGTATGCCTGAGTTTACAATAGCTGATATATTAGCCGGTCTAATCCCTGTTAAAATAGCACATGGACTGCTAGAGGATTTAAAAATATCTGCTACAACATGTAGCTCTGAAATCGGAATAAAACTTAGTAAAAAAATAGCAAATCAGATGTTAAACTGGCGTTTTGAAGTAAACGAGACTCACGGCTTCAGACATGCCGAAGTAAGCGGTGGCGGAGTGGATACAACTGAAGTAAACCCAAAGACTATGGAATCACTTAAACAAAAAAAACTATACTTCTGCGGAGAGGTTTTAGATGTTCTTGGTCGTCGTGGCGGGTATAACTTTGCCTTTGCCTGGGCTAGTGGATATTTAGCTGCGAAAGACATAACAAAACCTTAG
- a CDS encoding EI24 domain-containing protein codes for MSEQNLLIQSTKDFLTPKMLKYAILPFIVTLVVMYILFFVIAGIGIDQLGTLNVQSTQTTIQNGIPHTESISAQLEGSAIIKFLMSSAITSWIATFFIYAIGGFLTLYASIFVAVIIIGFLTPLVMRELQRRHYNDLEMIGHSNIFTTLFLVIKWTLTMLLLFILLVPFYFIPLVNIVALNLPLYYFFHKMMTFDISSNLCTTEEDKQIKYFSKNSLRMKTLALYVVSLIPFAIFFGAVFYVIYLGHTYFLEVRKLRQTS; via the coding sequence ATGAGCGAGCAAAACCTACTAATACAAAGCACAAAAGATTTTCTAACACCTAAAATGCTTAAATACGCGATACTACCTTTTATTGTAACACTAGTTGTAATGTATATTTTATTTTTTGTTATAGCAGGTATAGGAATAGACCAACTCGGCACATTAAACGTTCAAAGCACTCAAACAACTATACAAAATGGCATTCCTCATACTGAGAGCATATCTGCTCAGCTGGAGGGTAGTGCAATAATTAAGTTTTTGATGAGTTCTGCTATAACCTCTTGGATAGCGACTTTTTTCATCTACGCTATTGGCGGCTTTTTAACTCTTTATGCTTCTATTTTTGTAGCAGTAATTATAATTGGATTTTTAACTCCTCTGGTTATGAGGGAACTTCAAAGGAGACACTACAACGATCTAGAGATGATAGGTCACTCAAATATTTTTACTACTCTGTTTTTAGTTATAAAATGGACACTGACAATGTTACTTTTATTTATACTGCTTGTTCCATTTTACTTTATACCATTAGTAAATATAGTAGCTTTAAATCTTCCTCTTTACTATTTTTTCCATAAGATGATGACATTTGATATATCTTCAAACCTATGTACGACAGAAGAAGATAAGCAGATAAAATACTTTAGTAAAAACAGCTTGAGAATGAAAACATTAGCTCTGTATGTTGTCTCACTAATACCGTTTGCCATATTTTTTGGAGCTGTGTTTTATGTTATTTACTTGGGGCATACTTACTTTTTAGAGGTTAGAAAATTAAGACAAACGTCTTAG
- a CDS encoding DUF3137 domain-containing protein — protein MKSVSELTDFYYKNLFPTLQKLEDDRRRLKQKIIFIAVIYTIISAILASFFINNLDIIIFIYIALGVIIYKFLVHDYTHEFKMSIIKPLIHAIDKTLLYSSKTHISEYIFNRSNLFSEPDRMSGNDYVKGNVEDINIQFSDIHAEKRNRNSKGKDSWSTIFKGLFIVAEFNKHFAGETVVLPDSAQSTFGDLIGNWLQSNNMARDELVKMDNPEFEKEFVVYSTNQIEARYILSHSLMKKLLVFKHKSKHPLHVSFIGSNIHMAVEYNKDLFEPAIFSSLLDYKVAMEYVKTLHLAISIVQELKLNQKLWSKR, from the coding sequence ATGAAAAGTGTAAGTGAACTAACTGACTTTTATTATAAAAATCTTTTTCCAACACTTCAAAAACTAGAAGATGATAGAAGAAGACTAAAACAAAAAATTATTTTCATTGCAGTTATATATACAATTATTTCGGCTATATTAGCTAGTTTCTTCATTAACAATCTAGATATAATTATTTTTATATATATTGCTTTGGGTGTAATTATATACAAGTTCTTGGTTCATGATTATACTCACGAATTTAAAATGAGTATTATAAAACCACTTATTCATGCTATCGACAAGACCCTTCTTTACTCCTCAAAAACTCATATTTCAGAGTATATTTTCAATCGTTCAAATCTATTCTCAGAGCCTGATAGAATGAGTGGAAACGATTACGTAAAAGGTAATGTTGAAGATATAAATATTCAGTTTTCAGATATTCATGCTGAGAAAAGAAACCGAAACTCAAAGGGAAAAGATAGCTGGAGCACCATATTTAAAGGTCTGTTTATAGTCGCGGAGTTTAACAAACACTTTGCCGGTGAGACAGTAGTTTTGCCTGATTCTGCTCAGAGTACTTTTGGAGACCTTATAGGCAACTGGTTGCAATCAAACAATATGGCTAGAGACGAACTTGTCAAGATGGATAACCCTGAATTTGAAAAAGAGTTTGTGGTATATTCAACTAATCAAATAGAGGCTAGATATATACTATCCCATTCGCTTATGAAAAAACTTCTTGTGTTTAAACACAAATCAAAACACCCTCTACATGTATCATTTATAGGCTCTAATATTCACATGGCAGTTGAATACAACAAAGACCTATTTGAACCTGCTATATTTAGCTCACTACTAGATTATAAAGTAGCTATGGAGTATGTGAAAACTCTCCATCTAGCAATATCAATTGTACAAGAGCTAAAATTAAACCAAAAATTATGGAGCAAAAGATGA
- a CDS encoding LemA family protein, translated as MSTSLIVLILIVIVLVLMYNSLVAKKNQVENIFASVDTVLKKRYDLIPNLVASVSKYMEHEKSLLQEVTKLRAEANKPNISDEHKIALDAKVSSALGSIMIAVENYPELKANENVMHLQHTLHEIEEQISAARRAYNQSVTDYNNAIEMVPTNFMASAMNYKRKQVFEIVESERKNVDVKELFN; from the coding sequence ATGTCAACATCACTTATAGTTCTTATTTTAATTGTTATAGTTTTAGTTTTGATGTACAACTCTTTAGTTGCAAAGAAAAATCAAGTTGAGAATATCTTCGCAAGCGTAGATACAGTTCTTAAAAAAAGATATGACCTAATCCCAAATCTTGTTGCATCAGTCAGTAAATATATGGAGCATGAAAAATCTCTTTTACAAGAGGTTACAAAACTTCGCGCTGAGGCAAACAAGCCAAATATTAGCGATGAACATAAAATAGCTCTTGATGCTAAAGTGAGTTCTGCTCTTGGTTCTATTATGATTGCTGTTGAGAACTACCCTGAACTTAAAGCAAATGAAAATGTAATGCATCTTCAGCATACACTTCATGAAATAGAAGAGCAAATATCAGCTGCAAGACGTGCTTACAATCAGAGTGTTACAGACTACAATAATGCTATAGAGATGGTTCCTACAAACTTTATGGCAAGTGCTATGAACTACAAAAGAAAACAGGTATTTGAGATAGTTGAATCAGAGCGTAAGAATGTAGATGTTAAAGAGCTGTTTAACTAA
- a CDS encoding ATP-dependent helicase, with protein sequence MPLSRLNQEQYAAATSAESQNLIIASAGTGKTSTIVGRIGHLLGSGVKPQEILLLTFTNKAAAEMVSRVAEYFGKDVASKIDAGTFHAVSYRWLKKQDKKVVLKQQRELKTLFRSVFEKRSFDHIGAEITPYGGNYLYDLYSFYQNTELENSFDNWVINKYPEHELFAMIYADIVDEFEKLKKEYGFVNFNDLLLNFREICKTKDLGYKEVLVDEYQDTNALQGTLIEAIKPPSLFCVGDYDQSIYAFNGADISIIGSFATKFPNAIVHTLTKNYRSTMPILSLATKVINHNERIYEKKLEVTRAQEAQAPRLLAYDELFDQYHAMAAQIRDSQTPREEIAVIFRNNSSADGIEVGLRELGIPCKRKGGTSFFDSREVKAVLDFYTLLVNESDMMSFIHIFEFARGIGSAMAKEIYIALKTLGHGSIFYGLYAPDESIKNPFEKRKLNHQLGLFDDFIELGAVGKFAKLGFEAKFMKNPILKHPKLTKDSATFLHDFYLLYRDLKGIKQPRTIVKKIAASAVYTYISEILSSKRAQLKDGTIDEKQKTESLSKISRKMILLEELSKPYSEHERFLNAMILGSSDLTQGEGVNLLSVHASKGLEYKEVYVIDLMDGRFPNRKLMQRGGSLDEERRLFYVAVTRAKDILFLSYAKYDKIKKTNFVPSQFLYEAGLVPKDEAYRALIEKEMEKEEED encoded by the coding sequence TTGCCACTTTCTCGTCTTAACCAAGAGCAGTATGCTGCCGCAACTTCTGCAGAATCACAAAACCTAATTATTGCATCTGCTGGAACTGGTAAAACATCTACAATTGTTGGACGAATTGGGCACCTTTTGGGTTCAGGTGTTAAACCGCAAGAGATTTTACTTCTCACATTTACAAATAAAGCTGCCGCAGAGATGGTTTCGCGTGTAGCGGAGTATTTTGGTAAAGACGTAGCCTCTAAAATAGACGCAGGGACTTTTCATGCTGTTAGTTATAGATGGCTAAAAAAGCAGGATAAAAAAGTAGTTTTAAAGCAACAAAGAGAGCTGAAAACACTTTTTAGAAGCGTGTTTGAAAAGCGTTCCTTTGATCATATTGGTGCTGAGATAACTCCTTACGGTGGGAACTATCTTTATGATTTATACTCTTTTTATCAAAATACAGAGTTAGAGAACAGTTTTGATAATTGGGTTATAAATAAATACCCTGAGCATGAGCTGTTTGCCATGATTTATGCAGATATAGTAGATGAATTTGAAAAGTTAAAAAAAGAGTATGGATTTGTTAATTTTAATGACTTGCTTCTAAATTTTAGAGAGATTTGCAAAACTAAAGATCTCGGCTATAAAGAGGTGCTTGTAGATGAATATCAAGATACAAATGCACTTCAAGGGACACTAATAGAGGCAATAAAACCGCCATCACTTTTTTGTGTTGGGGACTATGACCAAAGTATTTATGCTTTTAATGGTGCTGATATATCAATAATCGGTTCATTCGCTACAAAGTTTCCAAATGCAATAGTTCATACACTTACAAAAAATTATCGCTCCACAATGCCGATTCTTTCACTTGCAACAAAAGTTATAAATCATAATGAAAGAATATATGAGAAAAAACTAGAGGTAACAAGAGCTCAAGAGGCACAAGCTCCAAGGCTTTTGGCTTATGATGAACTATTTGACCAGTACCATGCAATGGCAGCGCAGATAAGAGACAGCCAGACTCCAAGAGAGGAGATAGCGGTTATATTTAGAAACAACTCTTCTGCCGATGGTATTGAAGTTGGTCTTAGAGAGCTTGGAATTCCATGTAAGAGAAAAGGGGGGACAAGTTTTTTTGACTCACGAGAGGTTAAAGCTGTTCTTGATTTTTATACACTGCTTGTAAATGAGTCAGATATGATGTCCTTTATTCATATATTTGAATTTGCTCGGGGAATTGGAAGTGCAATGGCAAAAGAGATTTATATTGCGCTAAAGACTTTAGGTCACGGAAGTATTTTTTATGGTCTATATGCACCTGATGAATCAATTAAAAATCCTTTTGAAAAACGAAAGTTAAATCATCAGCTTGGTCTTTTTGATGACTTTATAGAACTAGGAGCTGTTGGGAAATTTGCAAAGCTTGGGTTTGAAGCAAAGTTTATGAAAAATCCAATTTTAAAACATCCAAAACTTACAAAAGATTCGGCTACATTTTTACATGATTTTTATCTTTTGTATCGTGATTTAAAAGGTATAAAGCAACCAAGAACTATTGTGAAAAAAATAGCTGCCTCTGCCGTTTATACATATATATCTGAAATATTATCTAGCAAAAGAGCACAGCTTAAAGATGGCACTATAGACGAAAAACAAAAAACAGAATCACTCTCTAAAATAAGCAGAAAAATGATTCTTTTAGAGGAACTCTCAAAACCATACTCTGAGCATGAGAGATTTTTGAATGCTATGATTTTAGGATCATCTGACCTAACGCAAGGTGAGGGTGTAAACCTGCTGAGCGTTCATGCTTCTAAAGGGTTGGAATATAAAGAGGTATATGTAATTGATTTGATGGATGGAAGATTTCCAAACAGAAAACTTATGCAAAGAGGTGGCTCACTCGATGAAGAGAGACGTCTCTTTTATGTTGCAGTGACTAGAGCCAAAGATATACTTTTTTTGAGCTATGCAAAATATGACAAAATCAAAAAGACAAACTTTGTACCATCCCAATTTTTGTATGAAGCTGGCTTAGTTCCAAAAGATGAAGCGTACAGAGCTTTAATTGAAAAAGAGATGGAAAAAGAGGAGGAAGACTAA
- a CDS encoding endonuclease MutS2: MRVEKTSKIDHLINQLDLNEHINSFKQFFSRESALYIEGDQELHYKYIKSLDTIEFKAPPKVADFFTIKGHLKKHGVLNFEQIFEIVKVVRYFRYFKNKELDGIIGEWMRKFIIDEKFNEVEKYFTHDGKFEENLDETLFGLGARVREHKANISSSLKRLISNAKLSSYLMDSQIHLINDEECVLVRGGFNHVLKGAVISRSSSGGFFVAPDSILKSKEQIRYINQERESIFYRYAKEFSNKLSELQLFIAFIDKEFTKFDNYQARVLFARSSNLQIIKSKKDSKIILDGFYHPAIQHAKPIHVDFSKNILMVTGVNAGGKTMLLKSILAAAFMAKYIIPMKLNENRSHVGSFKSVLAIIDDPQNVKNDISTFAGRMQEFSKIFEHKEALVGVDEIELGTDSDEAAALFKVILDDLIKRGQKVVVTTHHKRLAALMADRDDVELMAAIYDEEQRKPTYEFMQGIIGKSYAFETASRYGISNTIVNEAKIVYGDNSEKLSLLIERGSQLERELKQKHQKVDEKLEELKAKELDIKAQREKLYSELQEQRDALKNSYDVAINEAKTAARAGDSKAIHRAMDKANKKLPKDKKEQVIIQEEFKVGDSVKYHSKKGVIVSMRDKKDATIEIEGMRVRVKTSQLKHTKIVKQNPRTDVKVSVEKRSGLKCDLHGMRADEATEALDKFISDALINGWDEVIIYHGIGTGKLSYAVKNFLIAHPRVKKFEDAPQYLGGFGAKVVTL; encoded by the coding sequence ATGCGAGTAGAAAAAACTTCAAAGATTGATCACCTAATCAATCAGCTCGACCTAAATGAACATATAAACTCATTTAAGCAGTTTTTCTCAAGAGAGAGCGCTCTATACATTGAGGGAGACCAAGAACTTCACTATAAATACATAAAATCACTTGACACTATAGAGTTTAAAGCACCCCCTAAAGTAGCAGATTTCTTTACTATTAAAGGACATCTGAAAAAACATGGTGTTTTGAATTTTGAACAGATTTTTGAGATTGTAAAAGTTGTCAGATATTTCCGCTACTTTAAAAATAAAGAATTAGACGGCATCATCGGTGAGTGGATGAGAAAATTTATAATTGATGAAAAGTTCAACGAAGTTGAAAAATACTTCACTCACGATGGAAAATTTGAAGAAAACCTTGATGAGACACTATTTGGTTTAGGTGCGAGAGTAAGAGAGCATAAAGCGAATATTAGCTCCTCTTTGAAAAGACTAATCTCTAATGCGAAACTCTCCTCATATCTTATGGATTCTCAGATACATCTTATAAATGATGAAGAGTGTGTTCTAGTTCGCGGTGGATTTAACCATGTTCTAAAGGGTGCGGTTATTAGCAGAAGTAGCAGTGGAGGCTTTTTTGTAGCTCCTGATTCCATACTAAAGTCTAAAGAGCAAATACGATATATTAACCAAGAGAGAGAGTCAATCTTTTACAGATATGCAAAAGAGTTCTCTAACAAACTATCTGAACTTCAACTTTTCATAGCTTTTATAGACAAAGAGTTTACAAAGTTTGACAACTACCAAGCTAGAGTTTTGTTCGCCCGTTCATCTAATTTGCAGATTATCAAGTCAAAAAAAGATTCTAAAATTATTTTAGATGGCTTTTACCATCCTGCCATTCAGCATGCGAAACCTATACATGTAGACTTCTCTAAGAACATACTTATGGTTACCGGCGTTAATGCGGGTGGTAAAACAATGCTTTTAAAATCGATATTAGCAGCGGCGTTTATGGCTAAATATATAATACCGATGAAGCTAAATGAAAACAGATCACATGTAGGAAGTTTCAAAAGCGTTTTAGCAATTATAGACGACCCTCAAAATGTTAAAAATGACATCTCAACTTTTGCCGGACGTATGCAGGAGTTCTCTAAAATATTTGAGCATAAAGAGGCTCTTGTAGGTGTGGATGAAATAGAACTCGGAACAGACAGTGACGAAGCTGCAGCTCTGTTTAAAGTGATTCTTGATGATTTGATAAAAAGAGGTCAAAAAGTTGTAGTTACAACTCACCACAAACGTCTTGCTGCACTTATGGCTGACCGTGATGATGTTGAACTGATGGCTGCTATTTACGATGAAGAGCAAAGAAAACCAACTTATGAATTTATGCAAGGAATCATAGGTAAGAGTTATGCTTTTGAGACAGCTAGCAGATATGGGATCTCAAACACTATTGTAAATGAGGCAAAAATTGTTTACGGTGACAACAGCGAAAAGCTAAGCCTGCTTATTGAAAGAGGTTCACAACTAGAGCGTGAGCTAAAACAAAAACACCAAAAAGTTGATGAGAAGCTAGAAGAGTTAAAAGCAAAAGAGTTAGATATAAAAGCTCAAAGAGAGAAGCTTTATTCTGAATTGCAAGAGCAGAGAGATGCGCTGAAAAACAGCTACGATGTTGCAATAAATGAAGCTAAAACAGCAGCACGTGCCGGTGATTCAAAGGCTATTCACAGAGCTATGGACAAGGCAAATAAAAAACTTCCTAAAGATAAAAAAGAGCAAGTTATCATTCAAGAAGAGTTCAAAGTTGGAGATAGTGTTAAATACCACAGTAAAAAAGGTGTTATCGTCTCAATGAGGGACAAAAAAGATGCCACTATAGAGATTGAAGGGATGAGAGTTCGCGTTAAAACCTCACAGCTCAAGCATACTAAAATAGTAAAACAAAACCCTCGCACCGACGTAAAAGTAAGTGTAGAAAAAAGATCGGGATTAAAGTGTGACCTTCATGGTATGAGAGCCGATGAAGCGACAGAAGCACTAGACAAGTTTATCTCCGATGCACTTATTAATGGCTGGGATGAAGTGATTATCTATCACGGAATAGGAACAGGAAAACTCTCATACGCTGTTAAAAACTTTCTTATTGCTCACCCAAGAGTTAAAAAGTTTGAAGATGCGCCGCAATACCTAGGTGGATTTGGCGCTAAGGTTGTAACTCTTTAA